Proteins encoded within one genomic window of Camelina sativa cultivar DH55 chromosome 19, Cs, whole genome shotgun sequence:
- the LOC104763826 gene encoding uncharacterized protein LOC104763826, producing the protein MEIFRKAPIVRLRSHNEKYLVADDDQESVRQDRRGTTKNARWTVEIVPGSNVIRLQSCYGKYLTATNIHFLLGATGKKVLQTLPGKLDSSAEWEPISDNDIQVRFKSRYGQYLRANKGVPPWRKSITHDIPSRTVTQDWIMWSVDVLQIRVTKDDAESTHSSSTFSRIESDDSFSVSLPLKSEGRLIYYETGDDGGNINKEIGEKSMMFHGSELTELKKKVEEETEMEDVMICCRNPLNEKLYPLQLHLPPNNATMHIIVFPSSFEIDK; encoded by the exons ATGGAGATATTCCGAAAGGCACCGATTGTTAGGCTCCGTAGCCACAACGAGAAATACTTAGTTGCCGATGATGACCAAGAATCCGTTCGTCAAGATCGTCGTGGCACAACTAAAAACGCCAGATGGACGGTTGAGATCGTACCTGGATCCAATGTGATTCGTCTTCAAAGCTGTTACGGCAAATACCTTACGGCCACTAATATTCATTTCCTCCTCGGAGCCACCGgtaaaaag GTACTTCAAACTTTACCGGGAAAGTTGGATTCATCGGCGGAGTGGGAGCCCATATCGGACAATGATATACAAGTACGGTTCAAGAGTCGGTACGGACAATATCTAAGGGCGAACAAAGGTGTACCACCGTGGAGAAAATCTATCACACACGACATTCCTAGCCGTACGGTCACACAAGATTGGATCATGTGGAGTGTTGACGTTCTCCAAATCCGAGTTACCAAAGATGATGCAGAATCTACCCATAGTTCTTCCACATTTTCACGGATTGAG TCAGATGATTCATTTAGTGTGAGTTTACCACTAAAATCCGaaggaagattaatatattacGAGACCGGAGATGATGGTGGGAACATAAATAAGGAGATAGGAGAAAAATCAATGATGTTCCATGGAAGCGAGTTAACAGAACTAAAAAAGAAAGtagaggaagaaacagagatggaaGATGTCATGATTTGCTGTAGGAACCCTTTGAACGAAAAGCTTTATCCTCTTCAGTTGCATCTTCCCCCAAACAACGCGACTATGCACATCATcgtctttccttcttctttcg agatTGATAAGTGA